The following is a genomic window from Gavia stellata isolate bGavSte3 chromosome 3, bGavSte3.hap2, whole genome shotgun sequence.
ACTGTGTATGCTGCCATAGCAGGGTTTTCAAGTTTGGGTAATCCAGCAAAATCTAGTGTCTGCGCCAAGACTTGTGTACATCAGTCAGTTATAAGACAAAATGATATTTGTGTTCCTTTAGTAAATTGAGTCTCCAAGCTTTATTACAAATTTCTGAAGGGCTATGTTACCCGTTGACTTTGCCATCTTGATGTTTTCTAAGCTCCCAGTATCGATAGTGGCCCTTGCCTCTCTTACGCTTAGTTCTTATGACAGAAAGTTGGCAAAGAATTTGCCTTGTTCTACAACACCTAGTTGGCATAAGTGTTGAAAGGACTCTTACAAAGTGCCTTGTCTGGCTCTTGCTTCCACTTGGGGTACAGTCGTGATTAAGCTTTCATTCTTTATTCTCACCACTTCTCACTTTGAGAGTTCCAGGTGGATCCCGTTCTGAGTTATTGTCATGTGTTTTATGGGCAGTTTTTGTTACCTTCTACAAACAGTATTTGACTAAAAATTTGAGAATTCACAGTTCACAACCTTAGCAAAACTAGGACAATTTTAGAAAGTTACAGCTAAGGGGTGTACAAGCAGAAAACATACTGTACAGGACATCTTTGCCACATACATTTCTGATTGATTACTGTTCTTGTTGCCAGGCAAAAGACACTGAGCTTTTATAAACTGATGGTAACTTTTAAGAGGTGGTGCAATTTTGTGTGACGTACTGCGAAGTTAAATAGGGAATGCTTTGCTTTAGGAGTTCTGTCTGCTCACTATTCAGTACTCTATACAGATTTGAAACTGCCTGTCTGATGCTGTTGGCTAGTTAAGGCCACTCCAAGAAGAAACTGCAACCCAGAGAGAGTGGAAGCAATTAAGTCCTGCTCAGAGATGAGCTTTCTGCCTGTGCATTTGTGTACAAACatcaaaatgtcttttgagataccctaaagaaaaaaatccattttgcaGTCTGAATTTCTGCGTAGTTTATATATCCAGGCTTGGTTTGAAATGATCTATTTTGAGTCAGTAACTCTTAACTGCAtcatgttttcttccattttttcctcccaattTTTAGCTTTTATGAGTCATCAGTTTGTTACACTTGTAACTTTGAAGACTTGATACTTTGTTACTAGCACTTTAGACTCTGGCTTTCAGTGATGTGAGGTTGACACTGCTGCTCCAGGTTTTATTAGATACTCAAAAcacttgttaaaataatttgacCAATTACAGGTTGAAtccaggaaattattttaagaattgaAGCATTAAGGCAGCTTTTTGATGACTTATCCCAACCTGTTTTACTTGCAATAATAAATGCAATAGCAATAATGAATAAActaataatttataaataaaataataatttattagaattaataaaataaataacagtgCTCTAATTTTTGTCCTGGAGTTTTGCCAACTAAGGTTTTGGGGGTTGGTGTTTTCTTGAAGGTAGTCTGGCATACGTTCTGAGAGAGAGTGCATCTGTCTTGCTTCTTCACCGCTGAGGCCGAGCTTGAAAGCCAGAGCATACTAGCTACCTATTTGAATTCATTAATAGGATCTAAACCCACCCTGAAAGCTGTCTTCCAGCAAATGAGTTTTCCATGATCCCATTCAGaatttagaaaacaattttacacttttttttagttcacctctttttctttaaacaagcTTTGTTGATACAGTTTACTTACGGTCTGTACTGGAAGAGTTAATTGTAAAAAGGTATATTATTTTGATGTTGCCTGCTGAGTTAGCTTTCTGCCTTTGCTGGTATGACCAACGAGTATTGCATCTCTTTGAATGGAAATGTTTGATTGCTACCATTTAGAGGAAATTACTATTGTACTACAATTTGGTATAAGCATCACAAAATTTATTAAGGATGATAATTCTTTTCACTACTCTGCAGAAATATGAATTTTCAGTGTTAACCACCTTTTAACACCAAGGATTCAGTTGTCGCATATTTAGGGACAAGACTAATCCTGAATGCTGGGAGTGAGAATGTTAGCAACACAGGGGACAGATGCAATTGAGtaggaacaaacaaaaatctgaacTATTGTGAGATGTGAGCAAACCAAAGTAACCTCACTTCCATATactgagattaaaaataaaaatgctaatttttatttttagatctGAATTTGGACGCTGGATCTGGTCATGATACATGTGGAGAAACatcatctgaaagttacagttctccTTCTAGTCCACGACATGATGGGAGGGAAAGCTTTgatagtgaagaagaaaaagacagaggtTGTATTTATTGAGAGTGTACATGAACTTTTTTATTCCTAGACTAATCTCTTtcttgtattaattttaattggtttctcagttttattagctgcttttatttctgcactAGCCACAGAACACATTTGGCTTTGTAGGTTTCGTGACTGGATGGTTTGAAGGCGTCTAGCAAATAGCAGGACTGTTTAAATACTGTTGAGTTTTAGATTACTACATACATGTAGTAATTTTCTAACCTCAGTGGCATAGCTCTCTTGAGAAATTTCACCAGTACAGTAATGGGAAAAACTTTGTCATGAAAGGGACTGGTTTTATATCAAATTATGTGTGGCATGTCTGAGAGGTccttctttttgtattttattcaatTTGTAGTTTAGTTTGCCACTCCTTGCAAATTTGAGTAAGCTGTGTTTAATGTCTTTGCAGGTAAAAGCAAATTCCTAATTCGATCTGTGTGCTACTCTTCACATTTGCAGATATACACAAGTCAAAGACACAGCAGCTAGTTGGGCAGTTTGATATAGGCAGGTGATGAAGATTGACCTAGCTTGATTTGGATGAATGAAAACAATCTCAAAGTTACTCTAATTCAGGAAGACATAACTGCCATTTGTGTCATCAAATTTAGGAAGTTTCATTATGGGTCAATGAGTCCAGGGCATGACTGTATATTGCTTCAGATTCGTTCTTCTGACTGGCAAACGCTTTTGTCTCCGCAGATACAGACAGCAATTCTGAGGACTCTGGGAATCAAAATACAACCAGGTTTACAGGCTACAGTGCTGTCAGTTCATCAAATATGAGTAAGTCGTCTGCTCAGATCTCTTCAGTGAATAATGAAAACGGAAGCCTTTCAGAAGATCCTTTGAATGCAAAGTTTCAACATATTTCCTTCATGCCTGCCTTACACTGTGTGATGCACAGCGCTGCCCAAAAGCCTGAAGCAGTTGTCCCGCCACCCATATCTGCAGATGGTAAAACAATGGGAATGCTTGTTACCACGCCTGTTGCTGTCTCGCCAGTGAGAGAGTCTGCAAATTCACCGCCTGGTGGAATGGGCCCAGTGACCTCTGGTGAACCTGAGAAACGCCTTGAGCTGATGGCTTCCCCTTTGCCAGTCCCATCCACTTTCCTTCCACATTCTGTCCAGCCTGGTAGCCCTGCTTTGCATTTGGCAATACATAGATTGAAAATGCCCTCTCCACAGGGATCATCGGAAAGTTGCACAGTTAATGGACCACAGCAGCCAACAGGAAACTTAAGTATTGGATCACCAAATACTGCCTTTATCCCAGTCCACAATCCAGGTAGTTTCCCAGGATCCCCAGTTCCTACTACAGATCCCATCACAAAACCTGCATCCCAGGTGGTAGGACTGAATCAAATGGTGCCTCACATTGAGGGAAACCCAGGAGCAATCCCTCAGCCTACCAATCTAAAGGTAGTTCTTCCAGCAGCTGGTCTCTCCACAGCAGCACCGCCACCTCCACCAGCTTCATACGCTTTGCCAGGCAGTCCTCATGCTACCAGTGTGTTGCCCAACCAGAATACAAACGTGCTAAACACTGTAGCAACCTCCTCACCACCTCAGTCAGCTGGTTTAGGTGTTGGTCAGGTCCAGTCCACTGTTCCTCCTGCAATACCTACACATACGCCAGGCCCTGCCCCTAGCCCGAGCCCTGCTTTAACACACAGCACTGCACAGAGTGACAGCACATCCTACATAAACGCTGTTGGAAATAATAACACTAACGGGACAATGTTACCTCCGCAGCAGCTGGGATCTGGTCCTTGCGGTTCTTGCGGACGTAGGTGTAGCTGTGGGACCAATGGAAGCCTTCAGATTAATAGCTATTTTTATCATAACCCACTTCATGGACAAGTCTACAGAGTTCCATCTTTCTTCACTCTGCCATCACTTTGCAATGGCAGCTACCTCAATCAAGCACATCAAAGCAATGGAACACaacttcctttcttcctgcctCAGTCTCCATATGCAAACGGGCTTATGCATGACCCAGTGATGGGGAGCCAAGCCAACTATGGTATGCAGCAGATGGCAGGATTTGGGAGGTTCTATCCTGTATATCCAGCACCTAACGTAGTTGCCAACACAAATGGGTCGGGACCCAAGAAGAATGGGAACGTTTCATGTTACAATTGTGGTGTAAGTGGACACTATGCGCAGGACTGTAAGCAGTCATCCATGGAGGCCAGTCAACAAGGTAATCATGATAACTCCCAGCGGACTTGCTTTTGAATTTAGCAGTTTCTCTTTACCTTTCTGAATGTGCTGTTTCTGGTCTTGCAGAAAggtgtgcgtgcgtgtgtaTGTTTTGTGTAAATGGTTGTGCACTAGTGACCTGCTCTAAAACTGCAAAGTATCTTATCTCTGCCTGAAAGTTTTGTAGAACAGTGCAAGGGAACGGGGTTCACAGCGTGAAGTTGAAAATGGGCATGATTCGGAGCTGGGAAGTCAAACTGTATCAGTCCTAAATTGTCATTCTTTTTTCACTGGTTTGTTTTTGGCATTATGTTGAGACTTGCATGTTGTTTCAATTTTTCCATTCCTGTtcggtgtttttttttttgagagaattCATTGGCAAAAAGTGAAAGATACCAATTACTGTCTATGATACGAACTTGGATTCTTAAAACTtgggagaatttaaaaaaaaaaccagactgGCCATTTGATAATTTAACTTTTCTAAAGCTTACCTTTGCACAATCAGCCATCCTTCTGTGCCCCATCATGCAATACATAAATGAAACATGCTTTATCTTTTCAGACAAGTTGCAGCAAAAAGGCAGAAACCAATTGGAACTAAAAATCAAAGGAATGGCTTCAGTCCTATATGCCATTTCTCTCTCCATCCAGAAGAATGGAGAAAACGCAGTGTTTGCAAAGAGCATGAACTATTTTTGATTCTTGGCCTGTGCCCATTCTGACTTGACTTGTTTGGTCGGACTGGAACAGGAACGACGAACCTTGATGGGGGTCgtcttttctttgcatttttccagTAAAGGTAAAGACCTATATCTATGGTCTATACCTTTTTTAAACTTACAGTTTTAGCAAGCAGATGAAAGATAATTGTATAAAATTTTAGGACCTACTTTCAAAGGACTGGAGGATGATAGTGCCTTTTGAAGAGCATGTCCATTTTGATACCTTGTAGTGGTTTTGTAATCCATTTTAATTGTGAGCAGTGACTTAGTAgttctctttcctgttttaGGCACTTACAGACTGAGATacgcacctccccctcccccttccaATGATACCTTGGATTCTGCAGACTGAAACAAGTAAACATTGCCTACTTAAACTGAAGCTTGGGAAATTGGGGGAAGgtgtgtgtgggaggggggGGTTGGTCTTGTGTTTTTGGGACATTCCCGGTTCTATATTCTTTTGgaatttttcattgcttttgcaCCTCTGTTccataaaaaagaagaaagctgagTCCCTGGTCTCCTCCTGGTTCTACAAAAGGCTTGCATAATGCATGTAATTCAAACACACAGCCAAACAATCAAAAAGAGCATTCGAACCATGCTTTTGCACTGAAGACTTGAGACATGTGCAAtgtttactgcatttttttaaaaaaaacaaaagtccTCTGACCTCTGACATCACTGGTGGAGCAGCCATATGGTGAAAGAAGAAACTTGGTCATGTTCCCCACCACaatcttcttccctccctccctgttCTCCTtatgctgctgttttattttctttccctgtttgtCCACGTGGATTCGTTGGACTTGCATGAGTGTTTAGCAGTTCATACAGACCCTGCCCATACTCTAAATTAATGCTCATGAATTGAGGGGAGATGTTCAAACGTCCTATTAGGAGAGTCCAAAGGAACACACAATACTGTATGTGTACTACATCTGATAATAATACATATGCACAGCTCTTGAGAGtcccaaataaatgaaaataacataGAGCAGGAAGGGGCTGAAACTGTGTGGACTGGAACAGATTTAGAAAACTGAACGAGCTTAAATTGACAGATTTCTCTTCCATTGTAGCTTTTTAGCCTGTATGTTCAGCAACAAAGGTGAAAAAATGGTATGAGTGTTGTACTCAGtgtgtttgcatttgtaatGAAAGTtgacagcattttttccttttttaaagctattctACATCGTGTCAACACAGAATGAACATTACTTgattgaatattttttttcctaaactatTACAGTGTTGCATTGTACTTAgaatgtaaatgttttatttcaaactgAACAAAAGCTATGGTTTTCTACGAAATAGTCAGGTATTAGTATTAGAACCTGTCTACCAAATAGCAAAGTCACTATTTTATAACAATTTACCACTATGCGTAATTACGGTATAATGTGAAAGACTGAAATGAGTGTTAAGATGGTATTAATCATGTCAGTATCATGAGTAAGTAAGTTTaatgctgctgtattttttattttatttttaaaagccaataTATGTACTAAATTGCTTCCAGGTAATATTTGATTTCCTAAAGTGCACTGAGGTTATCTGGAAGATGAGTGTATTTTTTGACTGCTGCATTCAACACCGATGAACAACTACCACTGTATATCCATAGGGTTTGGCATTCCTCACAGTTCAtggcagaaatgttttttcttaaagtcAGACCTGGTGTCCGGTAGAGGGATGAAATAAAATCAATCTTTGGTTCAGCCGTCTAATAAAttgctaaacaaacaaaaaacttgaagaaaaaaaagcttgattACTACATTTCTTCATAGGTAGCATTTATATTTATAGCACCAGTGTACATTTTGAGACTTTTTTCTTGGAGGGGGGGAATGGGGAGGGAGGTAGATGAAagctttaatttaaacaaaaagtttaagtagtaaatgaaaattattttgattaaaatttttatttgatCTGGGTATTTTTGGACCACTTGAAATGAATGAACTGTGTTTGAGTTGAAGTGAGGGTGTTAAACCACCAATGGACTTGTATTGTGAATTACCTGCCAGTTGTACTTTATGGAACttattttatgatttaaaatactgtacTGTAAATAGGAGGTATGTTACCTTCTCTTTATTTGTATGTTTACCATATACTTTGATATTTGAAATGTACTGGAAAGGTCACTTATATTTCTAGAAGAGATTGGATTTTATGCAACCTTTTTCCTTGAattaacagcaataaaaaaaagaaaaaaaagtacctgTGTGCAAGTACTGTCCTTTATCACTGAGAACAATGAAATAAGGGTGATGGTCTGCCTCTGGGAATAGGGATGGGATCGCGGACGGTTTTGGCAAGCTACCATTTTGGTGGCTTTTAAGACAAAGCTGAGAGTATGTGACTGAAGGTAAGGTCGGTCTTGTATCTGAAGTCTCTtgatttaaatttctttaagaTAGATAGATCTCTTGGGAGAAAGAGGATGACCTTGTGTGATAGACCCAGGACTTTGACCTAAGCTGTTTCAGAACAGTTAAGCCTGTGGTATATTCTGATGGCTCCTGGATTTGGGCTAAAACCCAGTTtaaacatgttttgttttgttttttactgcCGTGCAAATAATGTGTGTGCTAGTCATGTAATTGGAAAGTGAGATCTTTCTTCCATCTGCTAAAATAGATGGAAGGACAACAAGAGTTGCTGGGAGTAGGGAAGAAGCTTAGACCCTTCAGCTGTAGTCTGCACATTTCTGGTATGAATATAGTACCCGATTGCACTCGGGTGCTACTGAGAAAGAGAAGGGCTCTCACCTCACTTCAGTGTAGAAACGGTGCTTCTAATTCCTGCTGCTTAGCAGCAGCTTATCTATAGAGCTGAAGACCACAGACGATCTTAGATCTTTATTGCAGCTTACTCCCCAGAGCAACCTGCTTCCCAGGAAACCAACTAATGTGATGGGAAGGCTCGAAGTTGCCAGTGAACCCAACCTCTTTTCTTCAGGCAACTCCCATAATAATGGGGGGGTATTGAACCCAGGTGTCATGCAGGCATCATCATAC
Proteins encoded in this region:
- the ZCCHC2 gene encoding zinc finger CCHC domain-containing protein 2 isoform X2 encodes the protein MVGLLDLCNPLELRFLGSCLEDLARKDYHCLRDSEAKANGLSDPGQLGDFRDPAVRSKLIVYLALLGSENREAAGRLHRLLPQVDSILQSCPARRPQAGAAEEEGAEEEEVVVVMDGAGENGQASLPAAQGLGFGAQEELLLLFTMASLHPAFSFHQRVTLREHLERLRRALCGDQEEEGFGRHQGQNDFSHSDCMSSNETSLLERTTAPHDGLPMASHRPQREAVHIEKITLKGVPRKRADKHLEYTFKVTWSDLSVTCVTKTHQELQEFLLKLPKELSSEAFDKTILRALNQGFQKREERRHADLEPIIRQLFSNTSQAFLQNQRVYNFFQSISSESLHTHSNLQPSLKTVKAPEHFKEDSSEASSQEEDVMQHTAVHKKHNGKSPVANTSSAKCSSLDSLNIQHSEQNGVMDWRRKSCIVQQHPEHCTNLLDQHTAEKRSLPTVSKKKGKPQLEKEKAKKTDCRLSNRTNGVRVAASQHIRTGTAKDLNLDAGSGHDTCGETSSESYSSPSSPRHDGRESFDSEEEKDRDTDSNSEDSGNQNTTRFTGYSAVSSSNMSKSSAQISSVNNENGSLSEDPLNAKFQHISFMPALHCVMHSAAQKPEAVVPPPISADGKTMGMLVTTPVAVSPVRESANSPPGGMGPVTSGEPEKRLELMASPLPVPSTFLPHSVQPGSPALHLAIHRLKMPSPQGSSESCTVNGPQQPTGNLSIGSPNTAFIPVHNPGSFPGSPVPTTDPITKPASQVVGLNQMVPHIEGNPGAIPQPTNLKVVLPAAGLSTAAPPPPPASYALPGSPHATSVLPNQNTNVLNTVATSSPPQSAGLGVGQVQSTVPPAIPTHTPGPAPSPSPALTHSTAQSDSTSYINAVGNNNTNGTMLPPQQLGSGPCGSCGRRCSCGTNGSLQINSYFYHNPLHGQVYRVPSFFTLPSLCNGSYLNQAHQSNGTQLPFFLPQSPYANGLMHDPVMGSQANYGMQQMAGFGRFYPVYPAPNVVANTNGSGPKKNGNVSCYNCGVSGHYAQDCKQSSMEASQQGTYRLRYAPPPPPSNDTLDSAD